The genomic interval CAGTAAATATAATGAAACTAAGATTCAGAAAAGATGCGTGATCAGTAGACAATGGACATagatgtttttcttatttttttaatggtgctggatTGCACCCAGAACCCTCACGCATGTTAAGTAAGCACTGCACCACTAGCTCACACTCCTGGCCCTGGACTTTTAAAGGGGCGGATGAGGACACTTGGATGGAAATATTAAGtaagcaaatttttttaaaaagcttttgaaaactaGAATCCTAAGGTAACTCATTCTGTTTTGTAGAGCGGAACAATAACCTACGATTGTTTATATGTAATGTTAGAGGTATGACACATTGTCAAAGTAACTGTTCAGAAAACGGTTTTTAAAGACTATTTAACTGAAATTGCCGCTCAAAATCTGCACTGAAAGAAGCAAGAGTGAACCACCCCAAGCACTTCTGGACTCCACCCACGGACTACGAGGGCGTTCTTCACAATCCAATCGGAGTGCAATCCAATCAGGGCCTTTCTGTTTGTATAAATAGAGGAGCCAGCAAAACTTCCTCCTCTTACTGAGCTGAGCCAAACTCATGGCCCGCACCAAGCAGACAGCCCGTAAGTCCACGGGCGGCAAGGCCCCGCGGAAGCAGCTGGCCACCAAGGCCGCCCGCAAGAGCGCCCCGGCCACCGGCGGCGTCAAGAAGCCTCACCGCTACCGGCCCGGCACCGTGGCGCTGCGCGAGATCCGCCGCTACCAGAAGTCCACCGAGCTGCTGATCCGCAAGCTGCCGTTCCAGCGCCTGGTGCGCGAGATCGCGCAGGACTTCAAGACCGACCTGCGCTTCCAGAGCTCGGCCGTCATGGCGCTGCAGGAGGCCTGCGAGGCCTACCTGGTGGGGCTGTTCGAGGACACCAACCTGTGCGCCATCCACGCCAAGCGGGTCACCATCATGCCCAAGGACATCCAGCTGGCGCGCCGCATCCGCGGGGAGAGGGCATAAAATATTTTGCCCAGTGAGTGTTCGAGAAAGGTTTAAAGGCTCTTTTCAGGGCCAACTACATCTTACTGGAAGATGCTGCAGTACTCGCAAAGTAATGGAGAACTTTGCACTCACTTAAGGTCAAGTTATTAAGTAATGTGCTCTTTTTACCCTTTTAAGTCGAGCGCTTTTTCCATGGTTTCTGCCCTACCTAGttataaatataaagatttatGTTGGTGTCTAATTGGTAAATCTTTAGGGACTTTTCAACTTATACTTGGTTTTCTGCTTCTTTGCACTATTTCAAGCGATGGCCGTCCACCTTAGGCACAAACACTTAAAATAGTTGGATTTACATAATTCCACTTTGATTTTGAAAATAGTCCAGGTTGTCAAGGCTCCTGGTATGCATCAAGGGATACCTGTTATGGAGGCCCATCTCTACTACTGCAAGCCAGCCACCTCGTGGCCCTGCGTGCAACCCTTATGGCCAAGGTTTCAATTATTACCCAGAATATGAAGGACATAGATTTTGCAAAGTACTTGGCAACGTTCATTATATCATAAAACCCTGGTCCTAGGGAAGGAAGCTTATGTCCAAACGGGACCTGAAGGCAAGGGAGACAGCAATTCTATTCTGAAACTACACAGGCAGACTACCTTGAAAATGTAGAAGGATATGTATGGCGGGAGATTTCATGTTAAacagtccagcctgggcaacttagtgatacccttcTCTCAAAAAAACATATTCTTAAAATAAGGGAAGAAGACAGGACATGTGGCTTGGAGTAGAGAACCAGCTGTTTTAAGTTGCAGGCTTTCTTGCAATTGCCAGAAGgcccttctcaaaaaaaaaaaaaagaaccagctGGGTTGAATTCCCAAtatcacaataaatatttaagaataagaCGTTATTAAGATATGCTTTTGGGTGGTAAAATCAATAtaggcaatttcttttttttttttaatatttatttattagttattggcggacacaac from Ictidomys tridecemlineatus isolate mIctTri1 chromosome 8, mIctTri1.hap1, whole genome shotgun sequence carries:
- the LOC144366396 gene encoding histone H3.1, coding for MARTKQTARKSTGGKAPRKQLATKAARKSAPATGGVKKPHRYRPGTVALREIRRYQKSTELLIRKLPFQRLVREIAQDFKTDLRFQSSAVMALQEACEAYLVGLFEDTNLCAIHAKRVTIMPKDIQLARRIRGERA